One segment of Sphingomonas qomolangmaensis DNA contains the following:
- a CDS encoding sensor histidine kinase, with amino-acid sequence MLVAVALFVAQAINFGLLYRERQALRFSQITAPAITRIVDAAERLQSGRATPSERPRSRIRLEPTNPINPEWARAAEVEEGIRRAALDSGLQLGRIATGIRDTDPLDPRLRKMSPRRAARITSLGGELVVAVEVPGRGWLVLNAPWPRTERTLVWQLIAQTLILYAFVLLPVLWIGRRVAQPLRTLATAAHAFTPGGPPAPVEERGPGDVRAVIAAYNGLSERVSAMLDEKDRMLGAIGHDLRTPLAALRVRIESVEDDNDRQRMADTIDEMTGMLEDILSLARLGRPSEPPTNVDLAALVDAVVDDFRDLGHEVAFEEAPRTRMHLRPSLMRRAVRNLIENAVKYAGACEVRVVIEPSRVAIEVCDRGPGIPIDKLDAVFDPFTRIETSRNRETGGIGLGLALTRAIVRDAGGRVSLANRAGGGLVARIELPRT; translated from the coding sequence ATGCTGGTCGCGGTCGCGCTGTTCGTGGCGCAGGCGATCAATTTCGGGCTGCTGTATCGCGAGCGCCAGGCGCTTCGCTTCAGCCAGATCACCGCGCCCGCGATCACCCGGATCGTCGACGCCGCCGAACGATTGCAAAGCGGCCGCGCCACGCCGTCCGAGCGGCCGCGCTCGCGAATCCGGCTCGAACCGACCAATCCGATCAATCCCGAATGGGCGCGCGCTGCCGAGGTCGAGGAGGGCATTCGCCGGGCGGCGCTCGATTCGGGGTTGCAGCTGGGGCGGATCGCCACCGGTATCCGCGACACCGATCCGCTCGATCCCAGGCTCCGCAAGATGAGCCCGCGCCGTGCCGCGCGAATCACCAGCCTGGGCGGCGAGCTGGTCGTCGCGGTCGAGGTGCCCGGGCGCGGCTGGCTGGTGCTCAACGCGCCATGGCCGCGCACCGAGCGTACCCTGGTGTGGCAGCTGATCGCGCAGACGCTGATCCTCTATGCCTTCGTGCTGCTGCCCGTGCTGTGGATCGGCCGCAGGGTCGCCCAGCCGCTCCGGACGCTGGCGACCGCGGCGCATGCCTTCACCCCGGGCGGCCCGCCCGCCCCGGTCGAGGAGCGCGGCCCCGGCGATGTCCGTGCGGTGATCGCCGCCTATAACGGCCTGTCCGAACGCGTGAGCGCGATGCTCGACGAAAAGGACCGGATGCTCGGCGCGATCGGCCACGACCTGCGCACCCCGCTGGCAGCGCTGCGCGTGCGGATCGAATCGGTCGAGGACGACAATGACCGCCAGCGCATGGCCGACACGATCGACGAGATGACCGGGATGCTCGAAGACATATTGTCGCTCGCGCGGCTGGGGCGCCCGAGCGAACCGCCGACCAATGTCGACCTCGCCGCCTTGGTCGATGCGGTGGTCGACGATTTTCGCGACCTTGGCCACGAAGTCGCGTTCGAGGAAGCCCCGCGCACCCGGATGCACCTTCGCCCCTCGCTGATGCGGCGCGCGGTGCGCAACCTGATCGAGAATGCGGTGAAATATGCAGGAGCCTGCGAAGTGCGGGTGGTGATCGAGCCGAGCCGCGTGGCGATCGAGGTCTGCGATCGCGGCCCCGGCATCCCGATCGACAAGCTCGACGCGGTGTTCGATCCGTTCACGCGGATCGAAACCTCGCGCAATCGCGAGACCGGCGGCATCGGGCTCGGCCTCGCGCTCACCCGCGCGATCGTTCGCGATGCCGGCGGGCGGGTGTCGCTGGCGAACCGCGCGGGCGGCGGCCTGGTCGCACGAATCGAACTGCCGCGCACCTGA
- a CDS encoding polysaccharide deacetylase family protein yields MFETATQTAFRQAAPDPAALFGWPAGFGTRFAVCIDTEEEFDWNAPLSRDSRSVTAIDSLPAMHAWFARRGVPLTYLVDHPVATTSSSIAVLRGLMDDGVTTIGTHLHPWVTPPFDEIVSPQTSFAGNLAPALEAAKLDAIGEAIIAAFGVAPQIYRAGRYGLGPHSLALLAERGYRIDTSMRSGYCYTGEGGPDFRAIGNQAFRCGPRDALLELPLTTIYTGALARGGAGLHDALGRVPRGRGLAARLRLMARVALTPEKMPLGAALGAIEAALDQKVSLLNFSFHSPTVVPGHTPYVRDTRDLAAFYAWWEAVLALLGSRGVRPVSGHDLLAATHAPALASPARPPLGGAVVGACSSTG; encoded by the coding sequence ATGTTCGAGACCGCTACCCAGACTGCGTTCCGTCAGGCCGCACCCGACCCCGCCGCGCTGTTCGGCTGGCCGGCGGGCTTTGGTACGCGCTTTGCGGTGTGCATCGATACCGAGGAGGAGTTCGACTGGAACGCGCCACTGTCGCGCGATTCGCGTAGCGTCACCGCAATCGATTCGTTGCCCGCGATGCACGCCTGGTTCGCGCGGCGCGGGGTGCCGCTGACGTACCTTGTCGATCATCCGGTCGCGACAACCTCATCGTCGATCGCGGTGCTGCGCGGCCTGATGGACGACGGCGTTACCACGATCGGCACCCACCTCCACCCCTGGGTGACCCCGCCGTTCGACGAGATCGTCAGCCCGCAAACCAGCTTCGCGGGCAATTTGGCGCCCGCGCTCGAGGCAGCGAAGCTCGATGCGATCGGCGAGGCGATCATCGCCGCCTTCGGTGTCGCTCCGCAAATCTACCGTGCGGGGCGCTACGGGCTGGGCCCGCACTCGCTCGCGCTGCTGGCCGAGCGCGGTTATCGGATCGATACCTCGATGCGGTCGGGCTATTGCTACACCGGCGAAGGCGGCCCCGACTTCCGCGCGATCGGCAACCAGGCGTTTCGGTGCGGTCCCCGAGATGCGCTGCTCGAGCTGCCGCTGACGACGATCTATACCGGCGCACTCGCGCGCGGCGGGGCGGGGCTGCACGATGCGCTGGGGCGCGTACCCAGGGGCAGGGGGCTGGCGGCGCGGCTGCGCCTGATGGCACGCGTCGCGCTTACCCCCGAGAAGATGCCGCTCGGCGCCGCACTGGGCGCCATCGAGGCCGCGCTCGACCAAAAGGTGTCATTGCTCAACTTTTCCTTCCATTCGCCGACGGTCGTCCCCGGGCACACCCCCTATGTCCGCGACACCCGTGACCTGGCGGCATTCTACGCCTGGTGGGAGGCGGTACTCGCGCTGCTCGGTTCGCGCGGCGTCCGGCCCGTCAGCGGGCACGACCTGCTCGCGGCAACGCACGCGCCGGCCCTTGCGTCGCCCGCCCGCCCTCCGCTAGGCGGAGCCGTGGTTGGGGCCTGTAGCTCAACTGGTTAG
- a CDS encoding EF-hand domain-containing protein, translating to MKKFVLASLLSVTALAGTAIATQVAPTAPPPSAQKMQRMAPPATSAEMIERADRMFARMDANNDGQVTQAERTAMREAVAERREARAKRWAMKKGGRGGERMLARVDANKDGNISREEFRAQASQRFAKLDTNADGRVDATEQAAVKAKRGERRAKMAERRAARAGQAAPVAPSN from the coding sequence ATGAAGAAGTTCGTTCTCGCATCGTTGCTCAGCGTCACCGCGCTCGCCGGTACCGCCATCGCCACGCAGGTCGCGCCCACCGCGCCTCCCCCTTCGGCGCAGAAGATGCAGCGTATGGCACCGCCTGCCACCAGCGCCGAGATGATCGAGCGCGCCGATCGGATGTTCGCGCGGATGGACGCGAACAATGACGGCCAGGTCACCCAGGCCGAGCGCACCGCGATGCGCGAAGCGGTGGCCGAGCGCCGCGAGGCCAGGGCCAAGCGCTGGGCGATGAAGAAGGGCGGTCGCGGTGGCGAACGGATGCTCGCGCGCGTCGACGCCAACAAGGACGGCAATATCAGCCGCGAGGAGTTCCGCGCGCAGGCGTCGCAGCGCTTCGCCAAGCTCGACACCAATGCCGACGGCCGCGTCGATGCGACCGAGCAGGCGGCGGTCAAGGCCAAGCGCGGCGAGCGCCGCGCCAAGATGGCCGAACGCCGTGCCGCACGAGCGGGGCAGGCAGCGCCGGTCGCTCCCTCCAACTGA
- a CDS encoding SLC13 family permease, producing MTAPSPHAIGAILLTIAMFYGFVSGRARVEIISLLTISAIALGLYSFPLPGQAPTDGLRLAFEGFGHYALITICALMILGRGLVTTGALEPASRLLTRVWRFNRQVGLLVTLLLAMAMSMLVNDTPVLVLLLPIMAAIAANGGMAASKTLIPINSAVLIGGMATTIGTSTNLLVVSIATDLGLPPMSVFHFTPIVLMAAAVALPFIWLVMPRLLPDNSVAAGNEPRRFNATLRLGGTSVARDLDIDGLQKLLPPEIDIRAPQSQGRLPVSGTHAALEEAMRVLGATAAPAWLMDRLHDGYGRTGEDLTVVELSIAKDSGLIGRGMATANVAERYNVALLGVHDAKRIRYDTWGPLPHPGAEPVFGEGDILLATGAMPDLQAFARAESLLVLEGAKELPRTAKAPLALAIMAGAVIPASIGVVPIAISALAGAIVMFVTGCVRFDRIGRALSAKVIVLVAASIAIGRIILDSGAAEWLSSLMAIGLQYLPAAAVLGAVMLFVTILTNFASNTTAAAVGTPIAFSLGQKLGIPVEPLVLAVLFGCNLCYATPVAYQTNMLIMSAGDYKFGDYTKTGLPLVAIMIVTLSGLLVYRYGLY from the coding sequence GTGACAGCCCCCTCCCCCCATGCGATCGGCGCGATCCTGCTGACGATCGCGATGTTCTATGGCTTCGTTTCAGGCCGGGCGCGGGTCGAGATCATCTCGCTGCTGACGATCAGTGCGATCGCGCTCGGGCTCTATTCGTTTCCGCTGCCAGGCCAGGCGCCAACCGACGGGCTTCGCCTCGCCTTCGAGGGGTTCGGCCACTATGCGCTCATCACGATCTGCGCGCTGATGATCCTGGGGCGCGGGCTCGTCACCACCGGCGCGCTCGAACCAGCGTCGCGGCTGCTGACGCGCGTATGGCGATTCAACCGGCAGGTCGGCCTGCTCGTGACGCTGTTGCTGGCGATGGCGATGAGCATGCTGGTCAACGATACCCCGGTGCTGGTGCTGCTGTTGCCGATCATGGCCGCGATCGCCGCCAATGGCGGGATGGCGGCGTCCAAGACACTGATCCCGATCAACAGCGCGGTGCTGATCGGCGGGATGGCGACGACGATCGGGACCTCAACCAACCTGTTGGTGGTCTCGATCGCGACCGATCTCGGGCTGCCGCCGATGAGCGTGTTCCACTTCACCCCGATCGTACTGATGGCCGCCGCGGTGGCGCTGCCCTTCATCTGGTTGGTGATGCCGCGGTTGCTGCCCGACAATTCGGTGGCGGCGGGCAACGAGCCCAGGCGCTTCAACGCCACCCTGCGCCTGGGGGGCACGTCGGTGGCGCGCGATCTCGACATAGACGGGCTGCAGAAGCTCCTCCCGCCCGAGATCGACATTCGCGCGCCGCAATCGCAGGGCCGACTGCCGGTCAGCGGCACCCATGCCGCGCTCGAGGAAGCGATGCGCGTGCTGGGCGCGACGGCAGCGCCGGCCTGGCTGATGGATCGGCTGCACGACGGCTATGGCCGGACCGGCGAGGATCTGACCGTGGTCGAGCTGTCCATCGCCAAGGATTCGGGGTTGATCGGCCGCGGCATGGCGACCGCCAACGTCGCCGAGCGCTATAATGTCGCGTTGCTCGGCGTCCACGACGCCAAGCGAATCCGGTACGACACCTGGGGGCCGTTGCCGCATCCCGGCGCCGAGCCTGTCTTCGGCGAGGGCGATATCCTGCTGGCGACCGGCGCGATGCCCGATCTGCAGGCGTTCGCGCGCGCCGAAAGCCTGCTCGTCCTCGAAGGTGCCAAGGAACTGCCGCGCACCGCCAAGGCACCGCTTGCGCTGGCGATCATGGCCGGCGCGGTCATCCCCGCGAGCATCGGCGTGGTGCCGATCGCGATTTCGGCGCTGGCGGGGGCGATCGTGATGTTCGTCACCGGCTGCGTCCGCTTCGACCGGATCGGCCGCGCCCTGTCGGCCAAGGTGATCGTGCTGGTCGCCGCGAGCATCGCGATCGGCCGAATCATTCTCGACAGCGGCGCCGCCGAATGGCTCAGCAGCCTGATGGCGATCGGCTTGCAATATCTTCCCGCCGCCGCCGTGCTCGGCGCAGTCATGCTGTTCGTCACCATCCTCACCAATTTCGCATCGAACACCACCGCGGCGGCGGTGGGCACGCCGATCGCGTTCAGCCTGGGCCAAAAGCTCGGCATCCCGGTCGAGCCGCTGGTGCTCGCCGTGCTGTTCGGCTGCAATCTTTGCTACGCCACGCCGGTGGCGTACCAGACCAACATGCTGATCATGTCCGCCGGCGACTATAAGTTCGGGGATTATACCAAGACCGGCCTGCCCTTGGTGGCGATCATGATCGTCACGCTGTCGGGACTGCTGGTATACCGATACGGGCTGTATTGA
- a CDS encoding Lrp/AsnC family transcriptional regulator, with amino-acid sequence MSFDRIDRQILALLQEDGRMTNVELAERVGLTAPPCLRRVRALEEAGAIKGYHATLDPVTLGYGITVFALVSLRSQAESDLAAFEAHVADIPEVRECHMLNGEIDFILKIVAPDLKSFQEILTTRLTTASNVASVKTSLTIRTTKLLPGIPVPEA; translated from the coding sequence ATGAGTTTCGACCGTATCGACCGCCAAATCCTGGCTTTGCTACAGGAAGATGGCCGGATGACAAACGTCGAATTGGCCGAGCGGGTGGGGCTGACCGCGCCGCCTTGCCTGCGGCGGGTTCGCGCGCTCGAAGAGGCGGGCGCGATCAAGGGCTATCACGCGACGCTCGACCCGGTGACGCTGGGCTATGGCATCACGGTGTTCGCCTTGGTCAGCCTGCGCAGCCAGGCCGAAAGCGACCTCGCGGCGTTCGAGGCGCATGTCGCCGACATCCCCGAAGTGCGCGAATGCCACATGCTCAACGGCGAGATCGACTTCATCCTCAAGATCGTCGCGCCCGACCTGAAGAGCTTCCAGGAAATTCTTACGACGCGGCTGACGACGGCGTCGAACGTCGCGAGCGTCAAGACCTCGCTGACAATCCGCACGACCAAGCTGTTGCCGGGCATCCCCGTCCCCGAAGCCTGA
- a CDS encoding response regulator, with amino-acid sequence MADLPHLLLVDDERSIREPLAQYLTKQGFRVTQAGDAEGARARMSAYAIDLAILDIMMPGEDGLSLTRHIRETGEIPVILLTARSEETDRIVGLEMGADDYVVKPFSPRELLARIKVILRRVQTGGTRQHAPEAGAYSFSGWVLKTGERTLVDREGLSVPLSTGEYNLLLALVTRPRQVLTRDQLLDLTQGREAAAFDRAIDNQVSRLRKKIEPDARNPSLIKTVWGGGYTLASEVTRL; translated from the coding sequence ATGGCCGACCTTCCCCATTTGCTGCTCGTCGATGACGAGCGCTCGATCCGCGAACCGCTTGCGCAATATCTCACCAAACAGGGGTTTCGCGTCACCCAGGCGGGCGATGCCGAGGGTGCGCGCGCCCGGATGTCGGCCTATGCGATCGACCTCGCGATCCTCGACATCATGATGCCCGGCGAAGACGGCCTGAGCCTCACGCGCCACATTCGCGAGACCGGCGAGATCCCCGTCATCCTGCTCACCGCACGCAGCGAGGAGACCGACCGGATCGTCGGGCTCGAAATGGGGGCCGACGATTATGTCGTGAAGCCGTTTTCGCCGCGCGAGCTGCTCGCGCGGATCAAGGTGATCCTTCGCCGCGTCCAGACCGGCGGCACCCGCCAGCACGCGCCCGAGGCCGGCGCCTATTCCTTCTCGGGCTGGGTGCTCAAGACCGGCGAGCGAACGCTCGTCGATCGCGAGGGACTCTCGGTGCCGCTGTCGACCGGCGAATATAATCTGCTGCTCGCACTGGTTACCCGGCCGCGCCAGGTGCTGACGCGCGACCAGCTGCTCGACCTCACCCAGGGGCGCGAAGCCGCCGCCTTCGACCGCGCGATCGACAACCAGGTGAGCCGGCTGCGCAAGAAGATCGAACCCGATGCCAGGAACCCCTCGCTCATCAAGACCGTCTGGGGCGGCGGCTATACGCTGGCGAGCGAAGTCACCCGGCTGTGA
- a CDS encoding endonuclease/exonuclease/phosphatase family protein, whose protein sequence is MLTLASYNMHKAVGTDRRRRPERTLEVLREIDADIVALQEADRRFGTREAIFTPHLLAEHSDYKAVPVAVRALSMGWHGNVLLVRREAEIVDCTPIHLPALEPRGAVSVDVRLRGITVRVVGMHLDLSGLWRRRQAHAILSHLDGCTPLPTILMGDLNEWRPTAGCVQDFSRSFTQADTGASFHAKRPIARLDRIMVSRDLEIAECGVHRSMVARTASDHLPIWAMVATRHA, encoded by the coding sequence ATGCTCACACTCGCCAGCTACAACATGCACAAGGCCGTCGGCACCGATCGCCGCAGGCGGCCCGAGCGCACGCTCGAAGTGCTGCGCGAGATCGACGCCGATATCGTCGCGCTGCAGGAGGCCGATCGCCGCTTCGGCACGCGCGAGGCGATCTTCACCCCGCATCTGCTGGCCGAGCACAGCGACTATAAGGCGGTGCCGGTCGCGGTCCGCGCGCTCAGCATGGGCTGGCACGGCAACGTCTTGCTGGTGCGGCGCGAGGCCGAGATCGTCGATTGCACCCCGATCCACCTGCCCGCGCTCGAGCCGCGCGGCGCGGTGTCGGTCGATGTCCGGCTCCGCGGGATCACCGTGCGCGTCGTCGGCATGCATCTCGACCTGTCGGGGCTGTGGCGGCGGCGGCAGGCGCATGCGATCCTGTCGCATCTCGACGGCTGCACGCCCTTGCCGACGATCCTGATGGGCGATCTCAACGAATGGCGGCCGACCGCGGGGTGCGTCCAGGACTTCAGCCGCAGCTTCACCCAGGCCGACACCGGTGCGAGCTTCCACGCGAAGCGCCCGATCGCGCGGCTCGACCGGATCATGGTCAGCCGCGATTTGGAGATCGCCGAGTGCGGCGTCCACCGCAGCATGGTCGCGCGCACCGCCTCCGATCACCTCCCGATCTGGGCAATGGTCGCTACCCGTCATGCGTGA
- a CDS encoding histidine kinase dimerization/phospho-acceptor domain-containing protein produces the protein MRFDDTLDTVLAADLSSAFEQQSVYRQLVDLIGRGRVPAEDRAIETLAALIPQVPLAVRSASARGLAFARPPAALVALMARDELSVAAPVLRTAMLDDGEWTALLPALAPSGRAILRHRRDLSSSVLRALESFGPSDYVLEDGREVAAVPAVADQPLAPVADAIAPEPDPVSQDQVTPRSDPVVAGPFSSFGAVALTIPIVADAVRDAETRGDTPIESTAAPEGPFEIADVVARIDAFRERRERSAPAASPRLPDAAAVDRFRFETDAKGVIGWADGIGRAPLLGRSLMLAGQVGAASIDASAAGAFRQRARFRDARLTIDGEGLAAGGWLISGVPVFDPASGRFTGYRGTARRPRAGETAAPPKHERNARPDAFRQLVHELRTPTNAIVGFSEMIEMQILGPVADPYRDRAQAIRRHARDLLGAIDDLDLAARIETDALTLRPEPVSLRAVIGSVVDDLLPLCELRGATIAIPSRDAAVQGDRHAIERLLGRLVATLLSATRAGEVVAMELTAGDDGEIELAVARPLALAIDPVMAVDEIEDDSTLDAAPLGTGFAIRLVGNLARELGGSLAIDEQQLLLKLPAATPVSAQRASKL, from the coding sequence TTGCGCTTCGACGATACCCTCGACACCGTATTGGCGGCCGATCTCTCCTCGGCATTCGAGCAGCAATCGGTCTATCGCCAGCTGGTCGACCTGATCGGTCGGGGACGCGTGCCTGCCGAAGACCGCGCGATCGAAACCTTGGCCGCACTGATCCCGCAGGTGCCGCTTGCCGTACGTTCGGCGAGCGCGCGCGGCTTGGCGTTCGCCCGGCCGCCGGCGGCGCTGGTAGCGCTGATGGCGCGCGACGAATTGTCGGTCGCCGCACCGGTGCTTCGTACTGCGATGCTCGACGACGGCGAGTGGACCGCGCTGCTGCCAGCGCTCGCGCCGTCGGGCCGCGCGATCCTGCGCCACCGGCGGGACCTGTCGTCGAGCGTGTTGCGCGCGCTCGAAAGCTTCGGGCCGAGCGATTATGTGCTCGAGGACGGGCGCGAGGTCGCAGCGGTTCCCGCCGTCGCCGACCAACCGCTTGCGCCCGTTGCCGATGCGATCGCGCCCGAGCCTGATCCTGTATCGCAAGACCAGGTTACGCCGCGGTCCGACCCGGTCGTTGCAGGGCCGTTCAGCAGCTTCGGTGCGGTCGCGCTGACGATCCCGATCGTCGCCGACGCGGTACGCGACGCCGAAACCCGCGGCGACACCCCGATTGAGTCGACCGCGGCGCCCGAGGGACCTTTCGAGATCGCCGACGTCGTCGCGCGGATCGATGCCTTTCGCGAGCGGCGCGAACGCAGCGCGCCGGCGGCGTCGCCGCGGCTGCCCGACGCCGCGGCGGTCGATCGCTTCCGCTTCGAAACCGATGCGAAGGGCGTGATCGGCTGGGCCGACGGTATCGGCCGCGCGCCCTTGCTCGGGCGCTCGCTGATGCTCGCGGGGCAGGTGGGTGCCGCGAGCATCGACGCCTCGGCGGCAGGCGCATTCCGCCAGCGCGCGCGCTTTCGCGATGCGCGGCTGACGATCGACGGCGAGGGGCTGGCGGCGGGCGGCTGGCTGATCTCGGGCGTGCCGGTGTTCGATCCGGCGAGCGGCCGCTTCACCGGCTATCGCGGCACCGCGCGCCGCCCGCGCGCCGGCGAGACCGCCGCGCCGCCCAAGCACGAGCGCAACGCGCGCCCCGACGCCTTCCGCCAGCTGGTGCACGAACTGCGTACCCCCACCAATGCGATCGTCGGCTTTTCCGAGATGATCGAGATGCAGATATTGGGCCCGGTCGCCGATCCCTATCGCGATCGCGCGCAGGCGATCCGCCGCCATGCACGCGACCTGCTCGGCGCGATCGATGATCTCGACCTCGCCGCGCGGATCGAAACCGACGCGCTGACCCTGCGCCCCGAGCCGGTGTCGCTGCGCGCGGTGATCGGTTCGGTCGTCGACGATCTGCTGCCGCTGTGCGAGCTGCGCGGCGCGACGATCGCCATCCCGTCGCGCGACGCCGCGGTGCAAGGCGATCGCCATGCGATCGAGCGGCTGCTCGGGCGGCTCGTCGCCACCTTGCTGTCGGCGACGCGCGCGGGCGAGGTCGTCGCGATGGAGCTGACCGCGGGCGACGATGGCGAGATCGAGCTCGCGGTCGCGCGGCCATTGGCGCTGGCGATCGATCCGGTGATGGCGGTCGACGAGATCGAGGATGATTCGACGCTCGATGCCGCTCCCCTCGGCACCGGCTTCGCGATCCGCCTGGTCGGCAATCTCGCGCGCGAACTCGGCGGATCGCTGGCGATCGACGAGCAGCAGCTGTTGCTCAAGCTCCCCGCCGCCACCCCGGTATCGGCGCAACGCGCTAGCAAGCTTTAG
- a CDS encoding SDR family NAD(P)-dependent oxidoreductase, with translation MAKAAVIIGASGGIGQAMADAIEEEGGHDRVWRFARSFTGEHHLDLTDEASIAAAAALVATGPAPTLVFVATGLLHQGERGPEKAMRDLDPEWLARVYAVNTIGPALVAKHFLPLLPRTGEPVFAALSARVGSIADNKMGGWHGYRASKAALNMLLRNFAIEAKRKSERAIIVGLHPGTVDTGLSKPFQANVAPGKLFDAERAALQLLDVIEGLKPVDSGKIFAWDGEEIPF, from the coding sequence ATGGCAAAAGCGGCAGTGATCATCGGGGCGTCGGGCGGAATCGGCCAGGCAATGGCGGATGCGATCGAGGAGGAGGGCGGCCACGACCGGGTGTGGCGCTTCGCGCGCAGCTTTACCGGCGAGCACCACCTTGACCTGACCGACGAGGCGAGCATCGCCGCCGCCGCCGCGCTGGTCGCGACCGGGCCTGCGCCGACGTTGGTGTTCGTCGCCACCGGGTTGTTGCATCAGGGCGAGCGCGGCCCCGAAAAGGCGATGCGCGACCTCGATCCCGAATGGCTCGCGCGCGTCTATGCGGTTAACACGATCGGCCCCGCGCTGGTGGCGAAGCATTTCCTGCCGCTGCTGCCGCGCACCGGCGAACCGGTGTTCGCCGCGCTCTCGGCGCGGGTAGGCAGCATCGCCGACAACAAGATGGGCGGCTGGCACGGCTATCGCGCGTCGAAGGCGGCGCTCAACATGCTGCTGCGCAACTTCGCGATCGAGGCCAAGCGCAAGAGCGAGCGCGCGATCATCGTCGGGCTGCACCCCGGCACCGTCGATACCGGGCTGTCGAAGCCGTTCCAGGCCAATGTCGCGCCGGGCAAGCTGTTCGACGCCGAACGCGCGGCGCTGCAATTGCTCGACGTGATCGAGGGGTTGAAGCCCGTCGACAGCGGCAAGATCTTTGCTTGGGACGGCGAAGAAATTCCGTTCTAG
- a CDS encoding tetratricopeptide repeat protein produces MSIVSKAAMAAMLALGTVAAVVATPADAQRKKKGQEEAGPPALKVSEPFRVAATAAQTALQAKDLATAETQLAAAEALVTNDDERYFAAQLRLPLEAQKNNNPGIKKALDVLIPSPRTAATDLPRLNFVRGTIARNEKDNAGALQYLTRARELGYDNADLPLLIAQTQIDTGNVTGGVAEIQREIDRRKAAGQKAPNEWYAFAISKLYQAKQPAETAKWLRMQLTEYPTAKNWRTSLIVFRDGATLDNQAKLDLFRLMRSTKALADQNDYLEYADMAYRAGLPFETKAVIDEGRASGKMPASAGARLYTDAQTAIKNEGSLAALEKGARSAGNGTAAAQLGDAYLGSGNNAKAIEFYRLGLEKGGVKAEEVNTRLGNALANAGQRPEAKTAFDLVKTQPRAEMATFWKLWIDQGMTAPAA; encoded by the coding sequence ATGTCGATCGTTTCCAAGGCAGCCATGGCCGCCATGTTGGCGCTGGGAACCGTAGCCGCAGTCGTGGCGACCCCCGCCGATGCACAGCGCAAGAAGAAGGGCCAGGAAGAAGCCGGTCCTCCCGCGCTGAAGGTAAGCGAGCCGTTCCGCGTCGCCGCGACCGCTGCGCAGACCGCGCTGCAGGCAAAGGATCTGGCGACCGCCGAGACCCAGCTCGCCGCAGCCGAAGCCTTGGTCACCAACGACGACGAGCGCTATTTCGCCGCGCAGCTCCGCCTGCCGCTCGAGGCGCAGAAGAACAACAATCCCGGGATCAAGAAGGCGCTCGACGTGCTGATCCCCAGTCCGCGTACCGCCGCGACCGATCTGCCCCGGCTCAACTTCGTTCGCGGCACGATCGCGCGCAACGAGAAGGATAATGCAGGCGCGCTGCAGTATCTGACGCGTGCGCGCGAGCTTGGCTACGACAATGCCGATCTTCCGCTGCTGATCGCGCAGACGCAGATCGATACCGGCAACGTGACCGGCGGCGTCGCTGAAATCCAGCGCGAGATCGATCGGCGCAAGGCGGCGGGGCAGAAGGCGCCCAACGAATGGTACGCCTTTGCGATTTCGAAGCTGTACCAGGCCAAGCAGCCTGCCGAGACCGCCAAGTGGTTGCGGATGCAGCTGACCGAATATCCGACCGCGAAGAACTGGCGCACGTCGTTGATCGTGTTCCGCGACGGCGCGACGCTCGACAACCAGGCCAAGCTCGACCTGTTCCGCCTGATGCGCAGCACCAAGGCGCTCGCCGACCAGAACGACTATCTCGAATATGCCGACATGGCGTATCGCGCGGGTCTGCCGTTCGAGACCAAGGCGGTGATCGACGAGGGCCGCGCATCGGGCAAGATGCCCGCCAGCGCCGGCGCGCGCCTCTACACCGACGCGCAGACCGCGATCAAGAACGAGGGTTCGCTCGCCGCGCTCGAAAAGGGCGCGCGCTCGGCGGGCAATGGTACCGCGGCGGCGCAGCTGGGTGACGCGTATCTGGGCAGCGGCAACAACGCCAAGGCAATCGAATTCTATCGCCTCGGCCTCGAAAAGGGCGGGGTGAAGGCCGAGGAGGTCAACACCCGGCTGGGCAACGCGCTCGCCAATGCGGGTCAGCGGCCCGAGGCGAAGACGGCGTTCGATCTGGTGAAAACCCAGCCGCGCGCCGAAATGGCGACCTTCTGGAAGCTGTGGATCGACCAGGGCATGACCGCACCCGCGGCCTGA